The following proteins are co-located in the Clostridia bacterium genome:
- the trxA gene encoding thioredoxin, producing the protein MAGKNVIELTGINFDEEVINSDQPVLVDFWAPWCGPCRMVGPIVDEIADQYVGKAKVGKVNVDEQKNLAMEYQVMSIPTLILFKDGKPVNKAVGARPKNYLEDMINQQL; encoded by the coding sequence ATGGCTGGGAAAAATGTAATTGAATTAACAGGTATCAATTTTGATGAAGAGGTAATAAATTCTGATCAACCGGTGTTAGTTGATTTTTGGGCTCCTTGGTGCGGACCTTGCAGAATGGTAGGACCGATAGTTGATGAGATTGCTGATCAATATGTAGGTAAAGCCAAAGTTGGAAAAGTAAATGTAGATGAGCAGAAGAATCTAGCTATGGAATATCAGGTTATGAGCATACCTACTTTAATTCTTTTTAAGGATGGTAAGCCGGTAAATAAAGCAGTGGGAGCACGACCTAAAAATTATCTTGAAGACATGATAAATCAGCAATTATAA
- a CDS encoding peptidoglycan-binding protein, which produces MYKRKVRIFTIICIMLILLFSSFSATYAQQLGSRMLKYGMSGEDVKQAQGMLKDLNYFFANTTGYYGNLTRNAIINFQKDNGLTPDGLLGPKTYACLKNTHKRYKDCTYLTYSDVLKYGHRSEQVRRLQAALKKLNYFSANTTGYYGWITQQSVINFQRDKGLYVDGIAGRNTINAINKAFVDSKKYYTVLPGDTLWKISVKYNTSTDQLMQYNNLKSTMIYPGQRLLISPSSGSSGDSSSGAKQPYITYQNYTVKSGDTAWSISIDKGIPMYELMKANNLNENSYLSVGQTIKIPVHHIPVKATVSSKHGEYLDWWTEAQYVWTIGKVAVVEDFYTGKTWKLKRTIGANHADVEPLTASDTAIMKQVWGGSWSWTMRPVLIHVDGRKIAASAAAMPHDVDNIKGNNFNGHMDVHFKNSTRHMDNSTDQRHQEAVKIAAGVK; this is translated from the coding sequence ATGTACAAAAGAAAGGTCAGAATTTTTACAATAATCTGTATAATGCTGATTTTGCTGTTCAGCTCATTTTCTGCTACATATGCGCAACAACTAGGTTCTAGGATGCTTAAGTATGGAATGAGTGGAGAGGATGTAAAACAAGCCCAGGGAATGCTCAAGGATTTAAACTATTTTTTTGCAAACACTACTGGGTATTATGGAAATTTGACCAGAAATGCTATTATAAACTTCCAGAAAGATAATGGGTTGACTCCAGACGGGTTATTAGGCCCTAAGACTTATGCTTGTCTAAAGAACACACATAAAAGATACAAAGATTGTACCTACCTAACTTACAGTGATGTGCTTAAATATGGGCATAGGAGTGAACAAGTCAGGAGGCTTCAAGCCGCTCTGAAAAAGCTAAATTATTTTTCAGCAAATACTACCGGATACTATGGATGGATAACTCAACAATCTGTGATCAATTTTCAAAGGGATAAAGGGTTGTATGTAGACGGTATAGCAGGAAGAAATACAATAAATGCTATAAATAAGGCTTTTGTAGATTCCAAAAAATATTATACTGTTTTACCTGGGGATACTTTATGGAAGATATCCGTTAAATATAATACGAGTACAGATCAGCTTATGCAGTATAATAATCTAAAGAGCACAATGATATATCCGGGGCAGAGACTTTTGATTAGCCCATCATCCGGGTCAAGCGGAGATTCATCCAGCGGGGCCAAGCAGCCCTATATCACTTATCAAAACTATACTGTCAAATCTGGTGATACAGCCTGGAGCATCAGTATCGATAAAGGTATTCCCATGTATGAATTGATGAAGGCAAATAATTTAAATGAGAATTCATACTTATCGGTAGGTCAGACAATTAAGATACCTGTACACCATATACCTGTAAAGGCTACAGTTTCATCTAAACATGGTGAATATTTGGATTGGTGGACTGAAGCTCAGTATGTATGGACTATAGGCAAAGTTGCCGTAGTCGAGGATTTTTATACCGGAAAGACATGGAAGCTTAAAAGGACTATAGGTGCAAATCATGCAGATGTTGAGCCTTTGACAGCCAGTGATACTGCGATAATGAAACAGGTATGGGGAGGAAGCTGGAGTTGGACAATGAGACCTGTATTGATCCATGTGGACGGGAGGAAAATTGCTGCTTCTGCCGCAGCTATGCCACATGATGTCGATAATATAAAGGGTAACAATTTCAATGGACATATGGATGTGCATTTTAAAAACAGCACAAGGCATATGGATAATTCGACAGATCAAAGACATCAAGAAGCGGTGAAGATAGCTGCAGGAGTAAAATAA
- a CDS encoding Ldh family oxidoreductase yields the protein MQKQKIIYLKYLKEFCEQALMKEGMKEENAQITAQVLSETDAYGIHTHGTKNLHNYIRKMRAGGIDIHANPEILSEGSAYALIDGNSAIGMVPAYKAMKLAIKKARDCGIACAVVRNGSHFGAAGYYANMAAKENMIGLVFSNVDANMTIPGAKDKVMGNNPIAYSVPAGCYSPVFLDIAMSTVASLKVIQARKDGRCIPDTWITDEDGLPTTDPSHYPDVGAMQPMAGHKGYGIALMVEILTGVLSGGGIMKQVPSWLFSMEKKNNVSHMCIVIDISKFMDPDLFNKRMESVVKYLHCTPKAKGTERIYYPGEMEWERYEEAMNKGIVLPKDVEEALIGLQEESGIPINWQ from the coding sequence ATGCAAAAACAAAAAATAATTTATCTTAAATATTTAAAAGAGTTCTGTGAACAGGCATTGATGAAAGAAGGAATGAAAGAAGAAAATGCGCAAATTACTGCCCAGGTCCTCAGTGAAACGGATGCTTACGGTATTCATACTCATGGAACTAAAAATCTTCACAATTATATCCGTAAAATGCGAGCCGGAGGTATAGATATCCACGCAAATCCTGAAATTTTATCAGAAGGTTCCGCCTATGCATTGATTGATGGAAATTCGGCTATCGGTATGGTTCCGGCTTATAAAGCGATGAAACTTGCTATTAAAAAGGCCCGAGATTGTGGTATTGCCTGTGCAGTAGTGCGAAACGGATCCCATTTTGGTGCAGCCGGTTATTATGCCAATATGGCGGCAAAAGAAAATATGATTGGTCTGGTGTTCAGTAATGTAGATGCCAATATGACGATACCCGGGGCAAAGGATAAGGTGATGGGGAATAATCCCATAGCTTACAGTGTACCAGCCGGATGCTATTCCCCAGTATTTCTGGATATCGCCATGAGTACGGTAGCATCTTTGAAAGTGATACAGGCCAGAAAGGATGGAAGATGTATACCTGATACTTGGATCACCGATGAAGACGGATTGCCTACCACTGATCCAAGTCATTATCCTGATGTAGGCGCCATGCAGCCGATGGCTGGACATAAAGGCTATGGAATTGCCCTTATGGTTGAGATACTAACCGGAGTATTATCCGGTGGTGGTATTATGAAACAAGTTCCTAGCTGGCTATTTTCCATGGAAAAGAAGAATAATGTTTCTCATATGTGTATAGTGATAGATATTTCTAAGTTTATGGATCCCGACCTTTTCAATAAACGAATGGAGTCTGTGGTGAAATACTTGCATTGTACGCCTAAAGCAAAGGGAACTGAAAGGATCTACTACCCAGGAGAAATGGAATGGGAGAGGTATGAAGAAGCTATGAATAAGGGCATCGTACTTCCCAAGGATGTTGAAGAGGCATTGATAGGATTGCAGGAAGAATCAGGGATTCCGATTAATTGGCAATAA